One Paenibacillus sp. SYP-B4298 genomic window, TTCACACCTCCAAGGCGGTTCATCTCGCTCGGGCTGTTATCATTACAGGGGGCGTCGGCGCCTTTGAGCCGCGTCGGCTGGAGCTGGAGGGAGCGGAAGCCTTCGAGGGCAGCAATCTGCATTACTTCGTCAGCGATCTGCATCAATTCAAGGGTCAGCATGTGCTGATCAGCGGCGGCGGCGACTCTGCTGTCGACTGGGCGCTCATGCTTGAGCCTGTCGCAGCAAGCGTCACCCTCATCCATCGCCGCGACAAATTCCGGGCGCATGAGCATAGCGTCCATCGTCTGCTGCAATCATCCGTTCGCATTCTGACGCCGACTGAGATCACTCAGTTGCACGGAGAGAGACGGATTCATGCCGTCACGATCGCCGATGTCAAGACGGGTGAAGAGCAGATCATCAATGCTGATGCAGTCTTGGTCAACTTCGGCTTTATCTCCTCGCTTGGTCCCATTGCCGAATGGGGACTCGACATTCAGGGCGGCTCGATTGCTGTCGATACACGCATGGAGACGAGCATCCCTGGCATCTTTGCGGCGGGGGATATTACGACCTATCCCGGCAAGCTCAAGCTGATTGCTGTCGGATTCGGAGAAGCGCCGACAGCAATCAATAATGCGAAGGTGTACATCGATCCGTCCGCGAAGCTGTCGCCAGGACATAGCAGCAATATGAAGCTGTAGGCTGATGGACGGCCTGTCTGGCTAGCGTCTGTACGCCGCCTCGGAGAGGCTAGGCCCAAAGGCTCACACAGACGAAGCGACGTCCATAACCAGCATGAGCTTCCTTCCGCAGCAGCAAGGATGACGGAATACAGGTGCAATGGTGCAATGTATCATCACTAGTTAATGCACAAAGAGAGGCGCACTCACTGCGCCTCTCTTTGTCGTTCTCGCCTATGCTGGCTATGCTGGCTCTATCCTCTCGCCTCTCCGGTCTGTCCGCCGCACAGCTCAGCGCTCTCGTTCCCCTCTGCCTGCGGCGGCTCCTCCGCCCGCGCACGGTCGATGATCGTCCGCGCTCGCTCCACTTCCTTGGCCGTCGGCGGCTGGACGCCTTCCAGCGGATACTCACGGCCAAGCTGCTGCCATTTATATACGCCCATTCTGTGATAGGGCAGCAGCTCGACGCGCTCCACTGGAGCGAGCTTGGAGATGAAGCGGCCCAGCGCATGCAAGTCATTATAGTTGTCAGTCACGCCGGGAATCAGCACATGGCGAATCCACATCGGTTGATTCCTCTCCGCCAGCCATCTGGCAAAACGCAGAATTCGCTCGTTGGGCCGGCTCGTCAGCACCTCATGCTTGGCACTGTCGATATGCTTCAGATCGAGCAACACCAGATCGGTGTATTTCATCAGCTCCTCCGCATGGCTCGGCTCGCAGAACCCGGAGCTGTCGAGCGCCGTATGCAGGCCGAAGCGCTCCTTCACCGTCTTGAACAGCTCTGCCACAAAGGGGGCCTGAAGGGTCGGCTCCCCGCCCGTAACGGTAATACCGCCCCCCGAGGTACGATAGTAGACCAGGTACGGCTCCAGCTCTGCGACAATCTCGTCTACCGTGACCTGGCGGCCGATGCTTGTATCCCATGTGTCAGGATTATGGCAGAACTGGCACTGCAGCGCACAGCCCTGCATAAACAACACAAAGCGTATGCCCGGCCCGTCAACGGTACCGAAGGTGTCAATGGAATGGATTCGTCCTTTCATGGCTTGTGCCCCCCTCTTGCAGCGCTGGCGGGCGCCCATCCTAAGGCGACCCGCCAGACTGTCCGTGCTGCTTATATCATTGGTCTTACGTTACACCGAACCATGGAAGGTACGGTTGATCACATCCAACTGCTGCTCGCGCGTCAGCTTGTTGAAGTTTACAGCATATCCCGAAACGCGGATCGTAAGCTGCGGATATTTCTCTGGATGCTCCATCGCATCAATCAAGTGCTCCCGGTCGAACACGTTAATGTTCAAATGGTGGCCGCCGCTCGTTGTGTAGCCGTCCAGCATCGACACCAGGTTGGAGAATCGAGCCTCCTCCTCCTTGCCAAGCGCCTTGGGCACAATCGAGAACGTATTGGAGATGCCATCCAGGCTGCTGTCATATGGCAGCTTCGCCACGGAATTGAGCGATGCGAGTGCTCCCTTGCGGTCGCGGCCGTGCATCGGGTTCGCACCCGGAGCGAACGGCTCGCCTGCCTTGCGTCCGTCCGGCGTCGTGCCGGTCTTCTTGCCATAGACTACGTTCGAGGTAATCGTCAGCACGGACATCGTCGGGATCGCTCCCCGGTATGCCTTATGCTTGCGCAGCTTGTTCATGAAGCCCTCTACGAGTCCGACAGCGATGCTGTCCACCTGGTCGTTATTGTTGCCGTATTGCGGATATTCGCCCTCAATCTCGAAGTCTACCGCCAAGCCTTGCTCGTTGCGGATCGGCTTCACCTTCGCATAGCGGATGGCGCTCAGGCTGTCTGCCGCTACGGACAGGCCAGCGATGCCGCAAGCCATCGTGCGCACAATATCGCGGTCATGCAGCGCCATCTCGATCCGTTCATAGGAATACTTGTCGTGCATGTAGTGAATGACGTTGAGCGTGTTCATGTACAGTCTGGCCAGCCATTCCTGCACGATCTCGAACTTGGCAGCTACCTCTTCATAGTCGAGCACCTCGGATGTAATCGGTGCAAGCGGCGGCCCGACTTGGATGCCCAGCTTCTCGTCTACACCGCCGTTGATGGCGTAGAGCAGTGCTTTGGCAAGGTTGGCGCGAGCGCCGAAGAACTGCATCTGCTTGCCGATCCGCATCGCGGAGACACAGCAGGCGATGCCGTAGTCGTCGCCGAAGCGCGGGCGCATCAGATCGTCATTTTCGTACTGTATCGAGCTGGTTTCTGCGGATACCTTGGCACAGTAACGCTTGAATTGCTCCGGCAACTGGCTGGACCATAGCACCGTCAGGTTCGGCTCTGGCGCCGGGCCCAGGTTATACAGCGTATGCAGGAAGCGGAAGGAGTTGCGTGTTACCCTTGTCTTCCCATTCAGCCCCATGCCCCCGATGGACTCGGTTACCCAGGTCGGGTCGCCGCTGAACAGCTCGTTGTAGTCTGGCGTCCGCAAAAACTTGACCAGCCGCAGCTTCATGATGAAATGATCCACCAT contains:
- the pflA gene encoding pyruvate formate-lyase-activating protein: MKGRIHSIDTFGTVDGPGIRFVLFMQGCALQCQFCHNPDTWDTSIGRQVTVDEIVAELEPYLVYYRTSGGGITVTGGEPTLQAPFVAELFKTVKERFGLHTALDSSGFCEPSHAEELMKYTDLVLLDLKHIDSAKHEVLTSRPNERILRFARWLAERNQPMWIRHVLIPGVTDNYNDLHALGRFISKLAPVERVELLPYHRMGVYKWQQLGREYPLEGVQPPTAKEVERARTIIDRARAEEPPQAEGNESAELCGGQTGEARG
- the pflB gene encoding formate C-acetyltransferase — its product is MAMKEREVTERVQGQEAWRRFAGEAWRKHIDVNAFIEHNITPYTGDEAFLAEPTRNTQELWSKVRELMLQEQRNGGVLDIDVNTVSTITSHAPGYIDKEKETIVGLQTDAPLRRSVQPFGGIRMAADACEAYGYKLPEEMERLFTEVRKTHNQGVFDAYTTEMRTARRAGIVTGLPDAYGRGRIIGDYRRVALYGVDRLIQGKKEEQLQLEVDVMSEDVIRLREELSEQIRSLQELKRMAASYGYDISLPATTAKEAIQWLYFAYLAAIKEQNGAAMSLGRVSSFLDIYIERDKAEGTLTEEQAQEMVDHFIMKLRLVKFLRTPDYNELFSGDPTWVTESIGGMGLNGKTRVTRNSFRFLHTLYNLGPAPEPNLTVLWSSQLPEQFKRYCAKVSAETSSIQYENDDLMRPRFGDDYGIACCVSAMRIGKQMQFFGARANLAKALLYAINGGVDEKLGIQVGPPLAPITSEVLDYEEVAAKFEIVQEWLARLYMNTLNVIHYMHDKYSYERIEMALHDRDIVRTMACGIAGLSVAADSLSAIRYAKVKPIRNEQGLAVDFEIEGEYPQYGNNNDQVDSIAVGLVEGFMNKLRKHKAYRGAIPTMSVLTITSNVVYGKKTGTTPDGRKAGEPFAPGANPMHGRDRKGALASLNSVAKLPYDSSLDGISNTFSIVPKALGKEEEARFSNLVSMLDGYTTSGGHHLNINVFDREHLIDAMEHPEKYPQLTIRVSGYAVNFNKLTREQQLDVINRTFHGSV
- a CDS encoding NAD(P)/FAD-dependent oxidoreductase, which codes for MLTEVHYVDHTEATNDQFVDIAIIGGGPAGMFAAFYGGMRQASIKIVESMPQLGGQLAALYPEKYIYDVAGFPKVTAQELVNNLKAQMEHFAHTQEVCLGEKVLNVVKQGERHFEIHTSKAVHLARAVIITGGVGAFEPRRLELEGAEAFEGSNLHYFVSDLHQFKGQHVLISGGGDSAVDWALMLEPVAASVTLIHRRDKFRAHEHSVHRLLQSSVRILTPTEITQLHGERRIHAVTIADVKTGEEQIINADAVLVNFGFISSLGPIAEWGLDIQGGSIAVDTRMETSIPGIFAAGDITTYPGKLKLIAVGFGEAPTAINNAKVYIDPSAKLSPGHSSNMKL